A genomic stretch from Candidatus Cybelea sp. includes:
- a CDS encoding alkaline phosphatase family protein, whose translation MPISAMLRLLPVTIVACVLAACGGRAGPAGPTLPALSESSLQSHRDASGGKIKHIVIIIQENRSFNNLFYGFPGAHTVSYGYDTHGKKIELGPIGLETVWDIDHSFAGFLAACDGTGSYPGTGCKMDGFNNEYAGCGHRAEPKCPHPNPAYSYVPHDETKPYFYMGKNYVLSDEMYASNVDASSFISHQYIIAGKADSGINYPTGWWGCVGEGSDFITTITKQREYGPPIPICWDDKTIGDEMDKAGLSWAYYATLWYGDGGIWSAYQNIKHIYFGPDWQKDVISPQTDFFSDVKHGKLRALSWVTPTWENSDHAGGASKTGPSWVASLVNAIGESKYWNSTAIFIFWDDYGGWYDPKPPPLADYDGLGLRLPMLIVSPYAKQGKVDHTRYEHGSILKFVEDTFRLGRLAASDRRAASPLGAFDFAQAPRKFTDIPSEHGIYWFEHVQPPDHHIPDAE comes from the coding sequence CTGCCGGTCACGATCGTCGCGTGCGTCCTCGCCGCGTGCGGCGGTCGCGCCGGCCCGGCCGGCCCGACTCTGCCGGCTCTCTCCGAGTCGTCGCTCCAATCGCATCGCGATGCGTCCGGCGGCAAGATCAAGCATATCGTGATCATCATTCAGGAGAACCGAAGCTTCAACAACTTGTTCTACGGATTTCCCGGCGCGCACACCGTGTCATACGGCTACGACACGCACGGGAAGAAGATCGAGCTCGGGCCGATCGGTCTCGAAACGGTGTGGGATATCGATCACAGCTTCGCCGGGTTTCTCGCCGCCTGTGACGGAACGGGCAGCTATCCCGGTACGGGCTGCAAGATGGACGGCTTCAATAACGAGTACGCGGGGTGCGGACATCGCGCCGAACCGAAGTGCCCGCACCCCAATCCGGCCTACAGCTACGTCCCGCACGACGAAACGAAACCGTACTTCTACATGGGGAAAAACTACGTGCTCTCCGACGAGATGTACGCCTCGAACGTCGACGCAAGCAGCTTTATCTCCCACCAGTACATCATCGCGGGCAAGGCCGACTCCGGGATCAACTATCCAACGGGCTGGTGGGGCTGCGTCGGTGAGGGCAGCGATTTCATCACGACGATCACCAAGCAGCGGGAGTACGGGCCGCCGATACCGATCTGCTGGGACGACAAAACGATTGGCGACGAGATGGACAAGGCCGGTCTCTCCTGGGCGTACTACGCCACGCTCTGGTACGGCGACGGCGGTATCTGGAGCGCCTACCAGAACATCAAGCACATCTACTTCGGGCCGGATTGGCAAAAGGACGTGATCTCGCCGCAGACCGATTTCTTCAGCGATGTGAAGCACGGTAAGCTGCGCGCGCTCAGTTGGGTTACGCCGACTTGGGAAAACTCCGATCATGCCGGAGGTGCGAGCAAGACGGGGCCGTCGTGGGTGGCGTCTCTGGTCAATGCGATCGGTGAGTCGAAGTATTGGAACTCGACGGCGATCTTTATTTTTTGGGACGACTACGGCGGATGGTACGATCCGAAGCCGCCGCCGCTTGCCGACTACGACGGGCTCGGGCTGCGCCTTCCGATGCTGATCGTCTCGCCGTACGCAAAGCAAGGAAAGGTCGATCACACTCGATACGAGCACGGAAGCATACTGAAGTTCGTCGAGGATACGTTCCGCTTAGGGCGCCTGGCAGCCAGCGATAGACGCGCGGCCTCACCCCTGGGTGCGTTCGACTTTGCTCAAGCGCCTCGGAAGTTTACCGACATTCCGTCCGAACACGGTATCTACTGGTTCGAACACGTGCAGCCGCCCGACCATCATATCCCCGACGCGGAGTAG